Proteins found in one Mixophyes fleayi isolate aMixFle1 chromosome 8, aMixFle1.hap1, whole genome shotgun sequence genomic segment:
- the LOC142100071 gene encoding dynein light chain Tctex-type 5-A-like, with product MKPTNEIELRRWICPKPKQFQKKSDIETMRSLAETPMRVQEPGGRRKVVTQDNAKVSSYSRYGAVECRPIDPDFDLHPQPSRRFSAEEASRVIKSVLDGELQDCGYDATESQRRALELAELVKVAVRKLGYERYKLVCYVVLGPVSQGTICCCSRSICSPNSDTYAEYLFQNQSLFALCIVYAGYYE from the coding sequence ATGAAGCCTACTAACGAAATTGAGCTTAGACGGTGGATTTGTCCTAAACCAAAACAATTCCAGAAGAAGAGTGACATTGAGACCATGAGATCCTTGGCAGAGACACCCATGCGGGTCCAAGAACCAGGAGGGAGAAGGAAGGTTGTTACCCAGGATAACGCTAAAGTCAGTAGCTATTCAAGATATGGTGCTGTGGAATGCAGACCTATTGATCCAGATTTTGACCTACACCCACAGCCTTCTCGACGCTTTTCTGCAGAAGAAGCATCAAGGGTCATCAAGTCTGTCTTAGATGGAGAGCTGCAGGATTGTGGGTATGATGCCACAGAAAGCCAGAGGAGAGCATTGGAGCTTGCAGAGTTAGTTAAGGTGGCAGTAAGAAAGCTTGGTTATGAGCGGTACAAGCTTGTCTGCTATGTAGTGCTAGGTCCAGTATCACAGGGGACCATATGCTGCTGTAGCAGAAGCATATGTAGCCCAAACTCAGACACCTATGCAGAATACTTGTTTCAGAATCAGTCTCTCTTTGCACTATGCATTGTGTATGCTGGATACTACGAGTGA